The segment CTGCCAGCCCAAACCTCCGCTCGGTCAACCTCCCCCTTTTGTGCATCGAGTGATATAAATAGTGGTGACGGGCCTGTGCCCTCGGGTTCGCGCGGGCAACTGTCCGCGCCGGAGGCACCGCCGCCCGCGCGCAGGGCCCCACCCCATTCACCACTGCGATGAGCGTTGGGTGCGGCATCCGGTCACCGGGCGGCACCGCTCCGGCCGGCCCTCCATCGGAGACCGGCCCCGGGAAGGAAGTACACGTGACCCAGCACCACCCCGGCACCCGCCCCGAGATGCCCGACACCGACACGATCTTCTCGTGGATCAGCGACCTCGCCACCTTCTCCGGCCGCGGCACCCAGACCCTCGACGACCGGCGCTCCGCCGACTACCTCGTCGACGCCTTCACCCGCTTCGGACTCTCCGACATCCAGGTCCAGGAAGCCGACTCCCTCCACTGGCACGCCACCCGCTCCGAACTGACCGTCGCAGGCACCCCCGTCCCCCACGCACCCGCAGCCTTCTCCCACGACACCGGCATCGGCCCGTTCTCCACCGGCGCGGACGGGCTCACCGCGTCGATCGTCGATGTCGGCGACGGCGGTGAGGGCGACTTCGCCGCCGCGGACGTACGCGGCAAGATCGTGCTGTTCAACCTGCGCTTCACCCTTCCCCGCAGCCTCCTGCTGGCGGTCGGCGAGTTCTTCCACGACCCGCACGACACCGTCGACCCTGCGGACATGAACACCGCCAACCCCTACCTCAGCAACTTCGAGGAGGTGCTGGAGCTCGCCATCGGGGCCGGCGCGGTCGGCTTCGTCGGCGTCCTCGCGGACTACTTCGACTCCCACGACATCCGCCCCGAGTACACCGAGGACATCACCATCCCGGGCTTGTGGGTCACCAAGGCCAACGGCGCACGCATCCGCGACCTTGCCGTCGGCGGCGCTAGGGCGACCCTCTGCCTGGAGGGTGAGAAGGTCACCACCCCCGCGCGCACCGTCATCGGCTACCTCCCCGGCGCCAGCGACGACACCATCATGGTCCAGTCCCACCACGACTCCGCCTGGGACGGAGGCGTCGAGGACGCCTCCGGTACCGCCGAGGTCATGGCCCTGGCCCGCTACTACAGCCAGCTCACTCCCCAGCAGCGCCCCAAGACGCTGATGTTCGTGCTGATGGACAGCCACTTCACCGGCTACCAGGCCCACGAGGAGTTCGTCGACACCTTCATCACCAACCCGGCCACGTCCCGGCGGATCGTCGCCAACGTCACCCTCGAACACATCGCCAAGCAGGCCGAGATCGGCCCCGACGGCTCCCTCGTCGTCTACGACCGCCCCGAGTACCGCGGCATCTTCGAGAACGTCAGTGCCCCGCTGAAGGCCGCCATCGAGAACGCCGTCATCACCCACGGCCTGCACCGCACCCTGCGCGTTCCCGCCGACCCGCTCGCCCAGGCCATGGGTGAACTGCCCACCGACGCCGATCTCGTCCACCGAGCCGGAATTCCCATCATCAACCTCATCAGCGGTCCGCTCTACCTCTACGACAAGGCCGACACCATCGACAAGGTCCACAAGCCAGACCTCGTTCCCGTCGCCCTGGCCTTCGCCGACATCATCGACCACCTGGCCGTCACCCCCAGCGACCAGATCCACGCCTGATCCGCACCACACCCCTGTCGCTCCGTCGGCGGGACGGCCGCTCCCTTCCCCCGCGGACGCCCCACCGACGGAGACCCCCCACACCGTGATCGACCGAGCCGGCGCTGCCCCGGGTTCGAACGCGGAGGGACCGCAGGCAGCCGTGTGGGGCCACGCGCCCTCCGGCGCGTGGCCCCCGGGTCAGGCCAGGACCTGGAGGACGCCGTCCGCCACGGTGCTGCCCGCCGCGACCGAGTCGCCGACGGTGTCGGTGATGATGCCGGCCCAGAAGAGGCTGCCGCTGATGGGCTGGTAGAGCCCGTCGAAGTCCCAGTTCGAGTCGAGACCGGGGTAGGCGCCGCGCGCGTACTGGTCCTTCGACCAGTCGTAGGTCGACGCCTTGACGTACTGCAGTCCCGGGTTCCCGGTCGTCTTGCGCACGTGCTCCAGGCCGGCCGCGTGGCGCTGGGCCACCGGAAGGTTCAGGAGCGCCTGCGCTTCCGCGCCCGTCGCCCAGGCGACGACGATCTGACCGCGGAAGTTCGGGGTGCCGACCGAGGCGTTCCAGAGGGACGGCGGGTTCAGCGAGTACGTCTCCAGGAGGTCCCAGTTGGCGGGGATCGACCGGTCCGCCGCGAGTACGGGCTGGGCGAACTCGAAGATGCCCTTGTACACCGCCAGGTACTCGACGTCGTTGATGGCGGCGATACGCGAGGACGGCAGGACCGGGTCGAAGCAGATGGTGTTGCTCTGCAACACACCTGCAGGCACTGCCATGACGGCGGTGCGGGCACGGTACACCTGACCGTCACCAGTGACGATCTCCACGCCCGATCGCCGGTAGGACACGTGCGTGACCGGCCGGTTCAGCAGGATCGAGATGCCGTTGGCGAGCGGGGCGAGGACCTGGTCGTAACCGCCGATCACACGGTAGTCGCCGTCGGGCGAGTAGGGGCCCCGGGAGCCGGTCTTGTCCGCGAAGTCGAGCGTCTCCTGGACGTAGTCGACGATGTTGGTCGCCAGCAGCACGTCGAACTGCTCGGTGTCCGTCTCGATGACGAGCAGGGACAGCGGGTAGTTGCTCCGCGGGATGCCGATGCGCAGCAGCCACGCCTCCGCGGTCTCCGTCGAGGTCGGCTGCGGCAGCCCGTTGGGGAAGCTCGGCTTGCCCTGGGGGAAGTGGCAGAACTCGTAGAAGTTCTGGTCGACCCACTTGGCGTCCTGGGGCGTGAACCGGGAGTACTGCTTGGTGAACTGGTGCGTCGTCAGCCCCTGCGAGACGACCAGGGGCCAGTGGGCGGCGTTCGGGCCGTGGTGGATCAGCTCCGCGCCGCGCTCGATCGGGATGCTCATCGTGGTGCGGTCGGTCCACATGCGTCCGCCGATGCGGTTGCGGGCCTCGAGCACGAGCACCCGCTGGCCGGCGTCGGCCAGCTTGCGCGCGGCGGTGAGCCCGGACGGTCCGGCGCCCACGACGATGGTGTCCCACACGGTGGAGGATCCGGTTGCCGCCCCGAACGCCCGCGAGGAGGCGGCCAGGCCGGTGGCCGAGGCCACGGCGGCGAGAGTTCCGGCGCGGAGGAGCGATCGACGGCTGAGCGATCGACGGCTGAGCCCGTCGGACGGAGTGAGTGCCATGGGTCCTTCCAATCGGTTTGTCATTGCGGGAAGCCGCCCTCGGCGGCTGTAGCTCGGTAGCGGGCTGCTCCGGGCCACCTCGTCCGTGCCCGGTGCCGTTGTCACTTCGGGCCCGGCCGCGGACGAGCAAGTCACTTCAGGTTGTCCACCATCGGCGTCATCGTGTTCAGCGCTGCCGTCATGGCCCTCAGCCGCTCGTCGAGTCCGTCGATGTGGACCGATGTGGTCTGCGCTCCCCGCACGTTGACCCCGCCCACGGCGTTGGCGACGACGCACTGGAGGCCGTTGATCGCACCGGTGAAGTCGCCGGCCTCGATCTGGCGGACCTTGTCGGTGATGTCGACGTGCCAGAACTGGTTGACCTGCCCGCCCCAGTTGCGCAGGTAGTAGTCGGGCAGGTAGCGCTTGAGCTCCGCGGTGTAGACATCCGGGCTGAACTGGAGGCCGACGGAAGTCAGGCCCACCTGTGCGAGTTCCTGGACGGCGGCGTCCGCGTTGGCCGCGCCGCCCTGGAGCAGACCGATGGCCGCCTCCAGGTGGCCGATGTCGCTGAGCGTCTGCTGGAACGGGAAGACGAGGCTGCTGTCGCCCGCGTCGAACCCGGACAGGTGCGTGTACCAGTAGCGCTCCAGGGAGGTGAGCTGGTCGTTGACGGCCGTCCAGCGGGCCGGACTGATGCTGGACCGGCGATCCGCGTACGCGGCGGTGGCCGCCTTGTACTTGCTCACCGCCGCGACCAGCGCGTCGACGGCCTGGGTGTTCGCACCGACGGCCTTGAGGTCGGCAGCTGAGACGCTGGCCGTCAGCTCGTCTGCCTGGCCGTTGATGTCGTGCGGCAGCAGCGCCGTCGAGGCGGACGTCATCGTCCGGACGTAGAACTTGGCCAGCCTGCCGAGGTAGGCGTAGTCGATCAGGCCGGACGTGTCCCGGTCCGTGTGGTTGATGCCCTCGTAGGAGGCGTCCTCGGCCACCGTCACGACGGTGGGCACGCCCGCCGCGGCCCAGGTCGCGCCGTCCTGCCAGAGGGTGAAGGGCTGGGAGGGGTAGTAGCCGCCTTGCAGGAGGTCCCCGGAGGATCCGGCGACCGATGCGAACCACGGAGCGAGGTCGGACGTCGCGCTGGCGATCAGCGGCGAGTCCTGCTGAGGGCTGTCCTCGATGTTGATGACCAGGGCGATGCGTCCGTCGGATCCCGTCCAGCGCTGGGCGGGATCGCTCGCCGAGCTCGAGTGCGACTTGGTCGCCGCCCACCAGGCGCCGGCGAGGTAGTCGTACTGGGTGTCGGTGTAGCCGAACTCCTCGCCGGTCGTGGCCATGAAGATCACGGGGCGCTTGAGCTGGGTGCCGCTCATCTTCATCGCCTTGGCGATCGTCAGGAGCTGTGCGACGCCGGCGGTGTCGTCGAGCCCGCCGCGGAAGTACGCGTCGTGGTGCGCGGAGACGACGATGGCCTTCGCGTTGGGGTCGGTGCCGGGAATCTCGGCGACCACGTTGTAGCCGACACCGCCGCTGGAGGGGTTGGCGAAGTTGTGCATCGTGACGCTCACCTTGCTGGTGACGCTCGCCGGGACGGCCCCGTTGGTGGCGAGGCGCTTCTTCAGCCAGTTGCCGTCGTTCGTGGTGACGAACACGGCGGGCAGCCCGGTCCTGCTCCAGCGGCTCTCGTCGCTGGCGAGTCCGTTGGGGTCCGCGTGGGCGGGCGCGGTGTTGGCGCCGTTGGTGAAGACGACGCCGACCGCACCGCGACGCTTGGCCTCCTCACCGGTCATGTTGAACCAGTAGTCGTCGAACTCGATGTCGACCAGGACCAGCTTGCCCGTGACGTCGACGTCCGCGTAGTCGTCTGCACGCCCCGGGCCGACGTAGACGATCGGTGCCATGAGTGCCCCGTTCGTACCGGGCACGCCCGGGAACTGGGATGCCGTCATCGTCCGGCCCGCAACCGTCACCGAGGCGCCCTTCAGGGCCCATTCGTCCACCGGGACGGGCTCCTTGCGCACGGACGACGCCCCGAGGCCCGTGAACTGGGCGGCGATGTAGTTCGCTGCGGCGTCGTCCGCGGGAGCGCCGGCCATGCGGAAGCCGATGGCCGAGTCGCCGTAGCTGTTGATCGTGTTGACCACGCTCTGCGGGTACTGCTGGCTCAGGAGCTGGTCGACCGCGGCGTCGAAGGGGGACGCTGCCGACAACGACGGCGCCGCCGCCCCTTGCGCGGTTGTCGAGAGGGAGACCAGCAACAGGCTGGCCACAACGGTGAGAACGAGCGATCGCTTCATCGCGGCTCCACATCTGTGAGTGTGGGTCACATGTATATAGCTACCGTTGTATTACGACAACTATACAATCCAAGATTTTTTCGAACGGATTGCCCGTTGCCGTCGGATGCCGTGCTCGCTGGTGAAGGTAGCCCTGCTCTGCGCGGAAAAGATCAACCGGCGGCAGTCATCGTGATGAGATGGACTGCCGCCGGTTCGCCGATCCCGTGCAGGAGCGCTTTCCGGATCTGCGTCGGAATGGTCGGAATTTGAGCGCGTTCGAATCATCGGCGCCGCCGGAGGGCGTGCCGTTCGCGTGTCTCGCGCCCTTGGGCAGGCCGGCTCGGGGCGACCGTGTATCCCCTGTTCCCGCTGGTGAGATAGCTTCCAGTCCGAGGCCGGGCGCGTTGGTTGGACGGCAGGGTGGCCCCGGTGCCGACCCCGACGGGGGTGTCGGATGGTGTGGCCCTTCGGTGGATCGGATCCTTCCTTCGAATGGTCTCCTTCCGATTCGATGGGTGGATATTTATCGGGTCGTCAAGTCGAGTGGCGGGGCAAGTAGCGCTTCCGGCGGTGGAAAGTCTGGCGATTATCCCTTTGGGGGCGGAAGTGTTGCGCCTCGACTGGAGGCGCGTCTTTGCCGGGGTAAGGGCTGGTGCGGCGAATGGCGTGCCAGCAGTCGATGGCAGGTCGTGAGCGGGCGCGGAAAATATG is part of the Kitasatospora cineracea genome and harbors:
- a CDS encoding M28 family peptidase, with amino-acid sequence MTQHHPGTRPEMPDTDTIFSWISDLATFSGRGTQTLDDRRSADYLVDAFTRFGLSDIQVQEADSLHWHATRSELTVAGTPVPHAPAAFSHDTGIGPFSTGADGLTASIVDVGDGGEGDFAAADVRGKIVLFNLRFTLPRSLLLAVGEFFHDPHDTVDPADMNTANPYLSNFEEVLELAIGAGAVGFVGVLADYFDSHDIRPEYTEDITIPGLWVTKANGARIRDLAVGGARATLCLEGEKVTTPARTVIGYLPGASDDTIMVQSHHDSAWDGGVEDASGTAEVMALARYYSQLTPQQRPKTLMFVLMDSHFTGYQAHEEFVDTFITNPATSRRIVANVTLEHIAKQAEIGPDGSLVVYDRPEYRGIFENVSAPLKAAIENAVITHGLHRTLRVPADPLAQAMGELPTDADLVHRAGIPIINLISGPLYLYDKADTIDKVHKPDLVPVALAFADIIDHLAVTPSDQIHA
- a CDS encoding M28 family peptidase: MSAASPFDAAVDQLLSQQYPQSVVNTINSYGDSAIGFRMAGAPADDAAANYIAAQFTGLGASSVRKEPVPVDEWALKGASVTVAGRTMTASQFPGVPGTNGALMAPIVYVGPGRADDYADVDVTGKLVLVDIEFDDYWFNMTGEEAKRRGAVGVVFTNGANTAPAHADPNGLASDESRWSRTGLPAVFVTTNDGNWLKKRLATNGAVPASVTSKVSVTMHNFANPSSGGVGYNVVAEIPGTDPNAKAIVVSAHHDAYFRGGLDDTAGVAQLLTIAKAMKMSGTQLKRPVIFMATTGEEFGYTDTQYDYLAGAWWAATKSHSSSASDPAQRWTGSDGRIALVINIEDSPQQDSPLIASATSDLAPWFASVAGSSGDLLQGGYYPSQPFTLWQDGATWAAAGVPTVVTVAEDASYEGINHTDRDTSGLIDYAYLGRLAKFYVRTMTSASTALLPHDINGQADELTASVSAADLKAVGANTQAVDALVAAVSKYKAATAAYADRRSSISPARWTAVNDQLTSLERYWYTHLSGFDAGDSSLVFPFQQTLSDIGHLEAAIGLLQGGAANADAAVQELAQVGLTSVGLQFSPDVYTAELKRYLPDYYLRNWGGQVNQFWHVDITDKVRQIEAGDFTGAINGLQCVVANAVGGVNVRGAQTTSVHIDGLDERLRAMTAALNTMTPMVDNLK
- a CDS encoding flavin monoamine oxidase family protein, whose product is MASATGLAASSRAFGAATGSSTVWDTIVVGAGPSGLTAARKLADAGQRVLVLEARNRIGGRMWTDRTTMSIPIERGAELIHHGPNAAHWPLVVSQGLTTHQFTKQYSRFTPQDAKWVDQNFYEFCHFPQGKPSFPNGLPQPTSTETAEAWLLRIGIPRSNYPLSLLVIETDTEQFDVLLATNIVDYVQETLDFADKTGSRGPYSPDGDYRVIGGYDQVLAPLANGISILLNRPVTHVSYRRSGVEIVTGDGQVYRARTAVMAVPAGVLQSNTICFDPVLPSSRIAAINDVEYLAVYKGIFEFAQPVLAADRSIPANWDLLETYSLNPPSLWNASVGTPNFRGQIVVAWATGAEAQALLNLPVAQRHAAGLEHVRKTTGNPGLQYVKASTYDWSKDQYARGAYPGLDSNWDFDGLYQPISGSLFWAGIITDTVGDSVAAGSTVADGVLQVLA